A portion of the Lolium rigidum isolate FL_2022 chromosome 1, APGP_CSIRO_Lrig_0.1, whole genome shotgun sequence genome contains these proteins:
- the LOC124683861 gene encoding GDSL esterase/lipase At5g55050-like: protein MGYDLAMKHVFVAIVAITSIRRHLVVAGDVVQPSKVFKQVPAMYVFGDSTLDVGNNNYLEGADVPRANTLLYGVDYPGSKPTGRFSNGYHVADFIAKKLGLQESPPAYLSLAPGTTPLVVSALAEGVSYASAGAGILDSTHAGTNIPLSKQVMYFESTKAKMQAKVGSTAVRILLSRSFFLISVGSNDLFVFAAAPTDVVALYSSLISGYSAAITSLYNMGARKFGIINVGLLGCVPAVRALNSTAACNDGLNLLAAGFDDALKSLLASLAARLPGLVYSLADSYSLSQVTFANPEASGYVNIDSACCGSGRLGADSDCLPNSVLCGDHDQFVFWDRVHPSQRAGELSAAAFYDGPAEFTAPINFKQLARKI, encoded by the exons ATGGGGTACGACCTGGCCATGAAGCATGTTTTTGTTGCTATCGTTGCTATAACCTCCATCCGGCGGCATTTGGTCGTCGCAGGCGATGTGGTCCAGCCGAGTAAGGTATTCAAGCAGGTGCCGGCGATGTACGTGTTCGGGGACTCGACGCTCGATGTCGGAAACAACAACTACTTGGAGGGGGCAGACGTCCCTAGAGCAAACACGCTCCTCTACGGCGTCGACTATCCGGGATCCAAGCCAACCGGACGGTTCAGCAACGGGTACCACGTCGCAGACTTTATCG CAAAGAAGCTGGGTCTGCAGGAGAGCCCTCCGGCATATCTGTCACTGGCACCAGGCACCACCCCTCTGGTCGTCAGTGCTCTCGCTGAAGGTGTGAGCTATGCTTCCGCAGGAGCCGGTATTCTTGACTCCACT CATGCGGGGACCAACATCCCATTGTCGAAGCAGGTTATGTACTTCGAGTCAACCAAGGCCAAGATGCAGGCCAAGGTGGGCAGCACTGCGGTGCGAATCCTACTCTCGAGATCATTCTTCCTCATCAGCGTCGGGAGCAACGACCTATTCGTA TTCGCGGCTGCGCCGACCGACGTCGTGGCGCTCTACTCCAGCCTCATCTCTGGCTATTCCGCCGCTATCACG AGCTTGTACAACATGGGCGCGAGGAAGTTTGGGATCATCAACGTGGGGCTGCTAGGTTGCGTGCCGGCCGTGCGGGCACTCAACTCGACGGCCGCATGCAACGACGGCCTCAATCTGCTTGCAGCGGGCTTTGATGACGCGCTCAAGTCCCTCCTGGCCAGCCTCGCCGCCAGGCTGCCAGGCCTTGTCTACTCCCTTGCCGACTCCTACAGCCTCTCACAAGTCACCTTCGCAAATCCAGAGGCATCTG GATATGTGAACATAGATAGCGCGTGCTGCGGGAGTGGGAGGCTGGGGGCGGACAGCGACTGCC TGCCCAACTCGGTGCTATGCGGCGACCACGACCAGTTTGTCTTCTGGGACCGGGTACATCCTTCGCAGCGGGCCGGAGAGCTCAGCGCTGCCGCGTTCTACGACGGACCAGCCGAGTTTACAGCGCCCATCAACTTCAAGCAGCTGGCCCGGAAGATTTAG